A single region of the Aquarana catesbeiana isolate 2022-GZ linkage group LG07, ASM4218655v1, whole genome shotgun sequence genome encodes:
- the DDAH1 gene encoding N(G),N(G)-dimethylarginine dimethylaminohydrolase 1 isoform X2 gives MANREELVQFYFRLGFNNKEILAVLASHNIVISYRTLKRICSKFSLYRKKNFSNLPEVFSFLQAEIFKSGQMQGYRWLHLRALQKGFVVTQKTIRQMVKYLDPEGVQLRTARRLHRRRYHTEGPNAVWHVDSYDKLKPYGIAINGCIDGYSRYIVWMEAFTTNSNPKIVANYFIDAVSMIGGCPERIRADLGTENGHMEQMQKFLRRSHSDNWAAEKSFLYGRSTANQRIERWWGVLRKQNVQFWINLLRNIQNDGYFTGDFIDKNLIQFCFLNIIQAELDEVVYIWNSHNMRKCKRQDSSGGRPILLYLYPETRGTVNRIMPVDADEVAICKEECLPKGRYSCDETVFELCCLIMEENSWNAPEDPYSAVDLYLQLRNNILQNL, from the exons ATGGCAAATAGAGAAGAACTTGTTCAATTCTATTTTAGACTTGGATTTAATAATAAGGAAATACTTGCAGTTTTAGCCAGTCATAACATAGTTATTAGTTATCGAACACTGAAGAGAATCTGCAGCAAATTTAGTCTTTACAGAAAGAAGAACTTTTCCAACTTGCCTGAAGTTTTTAGCTTTCTACAAGCTGAAATTTTCAAATCTGGGCAAATGCAGGGATATAGATGGCTACATCTAAGGGCACTTCAAAAAGGATTTGTTGTTACACAGAAAACGATAAGGCAAATGGTAAAATACCTTGACCCAGAAGGAGTTCAATTAAGAACAGCTCGACGCTTGCATAGACGGCGCTACCATACTGAAGGTCCAAATGCAGTTTGGCATGTAGATTCTTATGACAAATTAAAACCCTATGGCATTGCAATTAATGGCTGCATTGATGGTTACAGTCGTTATATTGTATGGATGGAAGCCTTTACTACTAATAGCAACCCCAAAATAGTTGCTAATTATTTTATTGATGCTGTATCTATGATTGGAGGTTGCCCAGAAAGGATACGTGCTGATCTTGGCACAGAGAATGGACATATGGAACAAATGCAGAAATTTCTAAGGCGCTCACACTCAGACAATTGGGCTGCAGAGAAAAGTTTTTTGTATGGAAGAAGTACAGCAAATCAAAGAATTGAAAGATGGTGGGGTGTACTGAGGAAACAGAATGTGCAGTTCTGGATTAACCTTTTAAGAAATATTCAGAATGATGGCTATTTTACTGGAGACTTTATCGATAAAAACCTCATCCAGTTTTGCTTCTTAAACATCATACAG GCTGAACTTGATGAAGTTGTATACATTTGGAATTCTCACAATATGCGAAAATGCAAAAGACAGGACAGCTCAGGTGGAAGGCCCATTTTACTATATCTGTATCCAGAAACTCGTGGCACAGTGAATAGAATAATGCCTGTTGATGCAGATGAAGTAGCCATATGCAAGGAGGAATGCCTCCCAAAAGGTCGATACTCATGTGATGAAACTGTTTTTGAGTTGTGTTGTCTCATTATGGAAGAGAATTCCTGGAATGCACCAGAAGACCCATATTCAGCTGTTGATCTATACCTTCAGTTGAGGAATAACATTCTTCAAAACCTTTGA